The following proteins are co-located in the Pseudomonas antarctica genome:
- a CDS encoding F0F1 ATP synthase subunit epsilon — MAMTVHCDIVSAEGEIFSGLVEMVIAHGELGDLGIAMGHAPLITSLKPGPITLTKQGGEKEVFYISGGFLEVQPNMVKVLADTVQRAGDLDEASAQEAVKAAEKALNEKGADFDYSAAAVRLAEAAAQLRTLQQIRKK; from the coding sequence ATGGCTATGACAGTCCATTGCGATATCGTCAGCGCGGAAGGGGAAATCTTCTCCGGTCTGGTAGAAATGGTGATTGCACACGGCGAACTCGGTGACCTGGGTATTGCCATGGGCCACGCGCCATTGATCACCAGCTTGAAGCCAGGTCCGATCACTCTGACCAAGCAAGGCGGGGAAAAGGAGGTGTTTTACATCTCCGGTGGTTTCCTCGAGGTTCAGCCGAACATGGTCAAGGTACTTGCCGACACCGTGCAACGTGCTGGCGACCTGGATGAAGCCTCCGCTCAGGAAGCCGTCAAGGCTGCCGAGAAGGCCCTGAACGAAAAGGGCGCGGACTTCGACTACAGCGCTGCTGCTGTACGTCTGGCCGAAGCTGCAGCTCAGCTGCGCACGCTCCAGCAGATCCGCAAGAAGTAA
- the atpD gene encoding F0F1 ATP synthase subunit beta — translation MSSGRIVQIIGAVIDVEFPRDSVPSIYNALKVQSDAGTTLEVQQQLGDGVVRTIAMGSTEGLKRGLDVLDTGAAISVPVGKATLGRIMDVLGNPIDEAGPIDTEERWGIHRPAPSFAEQAGGNDLLETGIKVIDLVCPFAKGGKVGLFGGAGVGKTVNMMELIRNIAIEHSGYSVFAGVGERTREGNDFYHEMKDSNVLDKVALVYGQMNEPPGNRLRVALTGLTMAEKFRDEGNDVLLFVDNIYRYTLAGTEVSALLGRMPSAVGYQPTLAEEMGVLQERITSTKEGSITSIQAVYVPADDLTDPSPATTFAHLDATVVLSRDIASLGIYPAVDPLDSTSRQLDPNVIGQEHYDTARGVQYVLQRYKELKDIIAILGMDELSEADKQLVNRARKIQRFLSQPFFVAEVFTGASGKYVSLKDTIAGFKGILNGDYDHLPEQAFYMVGGIEEAIEKAKKL, via the coding sequence ATGAGTAGCGGACGTATCGTTCAAATCATCGGCGCCGTTATCGACGTGGAATTTCCACGCGACAGCGTACCGAGCATCTACAACGCTTTGAAAGTACAAAGCGATGCAGGCACCACTCTGGAAGTTCAGCAGCAGCTGGGCGACGGCGTGGTTCGTACCATTGCAATGGGTTCCACCGAAGGCTTGAAGCGCGGTCTGGATGTTCTGGACACTGGCGCTGCCATCTCCGTACCGGTCGGTAAAGCGACCCTGGGCCGGATCATGGACGTACTGGGCAACCCGATTGACGAAGCTGGCCCGATCGACACCGAAGAGCGCTGGGGCATTCACCGTCCGGCACCTTCGTTCGCCGAGCAAGCGGGCGGCAACGATCTGCTGGAAACCGGCATCAAGGTTATCGACCTGGTTTGCCCGTTCGCCAAAGGCGGTAAAGTCGGTCTGTTCGGTGGTGCCGGTGTAGGCAAGACCGTAAACATGATGGAACTGATCCGTAACATCGCCATCGAGCACAGCGGTTATTCCGTGTTCGCCGGTGTGGGTGAGCGTACTCGTGAGGGTAACGACTTCTACCACGAGATGAAGGACTCCAACGTTCTGGACAAAGTGGCACTGGTTTACGGTCAGATGAACGAGCCGCCGGGTAACCGTCTGCGCGTAGCACTGACTGGCCTGACCATGGCCGAGAAGTTCCGTGACGAAGGTAACGACGTTCTGCTGTTCGTCGACAACATCTACCGTTACACCCTGGCCGGTACTGAAGTATCCGCACTGCTGGGCCGTATGCCTTCGGCAGTAGGTTACCAGCCGACCCTGGCTGAAGAGATGGGCGTTCTGCAAGAACGTATCACTTCGACCAAAGAAGGTTCGATCACCTCGATCCAAGCGGTATACGTACCTGCGGATGACTTGACCGACCCGTCGCCAGCGACCACCTTCGCCCACTTGGACGCCACCGTCGTTCTGTCCCGTGACATCGCTTCCCTGGGTATCTACCCAGCGGTCGATCCACTTGACTCGACTTCGCGCCAGCTGGATCCGAACGTGATCGGCCAGGAGCACTACGACACCGCTCGCGGCGTTCAGTACGTGCTGCAGCGTTACAAAGAACTGAAGGACATCATCGCGATCCTGGGTATGGACGAGCTGTCGGAAGCCGACAAGCAGTTGGTAAACCGTGCTCGTAAGATCCAGCGTTTCTTGTCGCAGCCGTTCTTCGTGGCTGAAGTCTTCACCGGTGCATCGGGTAAATACGTTTCCCTGAAAGACACCATTGCTGGCTTCAAAGGCATCCTCAACGGTGACTACGACCACCTGCCAGAACAAGCGTTCTACATGGTCGGCGGCATCGAAGAAGCGATCGAGAAAGCCAAGAAACTGTAA
- the atpG gene encoding F0F1 ATP synthase subunit gamma, with protein sequence MAGAKEIRSKIASIKSTQKITSAMEKVAVSKMRKAQMRMAASRPYAERIRQVIGHLANANPEYRHPFMIDREVKRVGYVVVSSDRGLCGGLNTNLFKALVKDMAVNREKGVEIDLCVVGSKGAAFFRNFGGNVVAAISHLGEEPSINDLIGSVKVMLDAYLEGRIDRLSVVSNKFINTMTQQPTVEQLIPLVATPDQELKHHWDYLYEPDAKELLDGLMVRYVESQVYQAVVENNAAEQAARMIAMKNATDNAGDLISDLQLIYNKARQAAITQEISEIVGGAAAV encoded by the coding sequence ATGGCAGGCGCAAAAGAGATTCGCAGTAAGATTGCGAGCATCAAAAGCACGCAAAAAATTACCAGCGCCATGGAAAAAGTGGCGGTCAGCAAAATGCGCAAGGCACAAATGCGCATGGCTGCTAGCCGTCCTTATGCGGAGCGTATCCGCCAGGTAATTGGGCATCTGGCCAACGCCAACCCGGAATACCGCCACCCGTTCATGATCGACCGCGAAGTTAAGCGTGTGGGTTATGTGGTAGTGAGCAGTGACCGTGGTTTGTGCGGTGGTTTGAATACCAACCTGTTCAAGGCCCTGGTCAAGGACATGGCGGTAAACCGCGAAAAGGGCGTCGAGATCGATCTGTGTGTTGTTGGTAGCAAGGGTGCGGCCTTTTTCCGCAACTTCGGCGGTAACGTCGTTGCAGCTATCAGCCACCTGGGTGAAGAGCCGTCGATCAATGATTTGATCGGCAGTGTGAAGGTGATGCTGGATGCGTACCTGGAAGGCCGGATTGACCGCCTGTCCGTGGTATCCAACAAGTTCATCAACACCATGACCCAGCAGCCAACCGTGGAGCAATTGATTCCACTGGTGGCGACTCCGGATCAGGAACTCAAGCACCACTGGGACTACCTCTACGAACCAGACGCCAAAGAGCTGCTTGACGGCTTGATGGTGCGCTACGTGGAGTCGCAGGTGTACCAGGCGGTGGTCGAGAACAACGCAGCTGAACAAGCGGCGCGGATGATCGCGATGAAAAACGCTACCGATAACGCCGGTGATCTGATCAGCGATTTGCAGCTGATCTACAACAAGGCGCGTCAGGCTGCGATCACCCAAGAGATCTCGGAAATCGTCGGCGGCGCTGCCGCGGTTTAA
- the atpA gene encoding F0F1 ATP synthase subunit alpha — protein sequence MQQLNPSEISEIIKGRIDKLDVTSQARNEGTVVSVSDGIVRIHGLADVMYGEMIEFPGGVYGMALNLEQDSVGAVVLGAYTSLAEGMSAKCTGRILEVPVGKELLGRVVDALGNPVDGKGPLGNTETDAVEKVAPGVIWRKSVDQPVQTGYKAVDAMIPVGRGQRELIIGDRQIGKTALAIDAIINQKNSGIFCVYVAIGQKQSTIANVVRKLEENGALANTIIVAASASESPALQFLAPYSGCTMGEFFRDRGEDALIVYDDLSKQAVAYRQISLLLRRPPGREAYPGDVFYLHSRLLERASRVSEEYVEKFTNGAVTGKTGSLTALPIIETQAGDVSAFVPTNVISITDGQIFLESAMFNSGIRPAVNAGVSVSRVGGAAQTKIIKKLSGGIRTALAQYRELAAFAQFASDLDEATRKQLEHGQRVTELMKQKQYAPMSIADMALSLYAAERGFLTDVEITKIGSFEQALIAYFNRDHAELMAKINVKGDFNDDIDAGMKAGIEKFKATQTW from the coding sequence ATGCAGCAACTCAATCCTTCCGAAATAAGTGAAATTATCAAGGGCCGCATCGACAAGCTCGATGTGACCTCCCAAGCCCGTAACGAAGGCACTGTCGTCAGCGTATCTGACGGCATCGTGCGGATTCACGGTCTGGCCGACGTAATGTACGGCGAGATGATCGAGTTTCCGGGCGGCGTCTACGGTATGGCCCTCAACCTGGAGCAAGACTCCGTAGGTGCCGTTGTATTGGGCGCGTACACCAGTCTGGCTGAAGGCATGAGCGCCAAGTGCACCGGCCGCATCCTGGAGGTTCCGGTTGGTAAGGAACTGCTGGGTCGCGTAGTCGACGCACTGGGTAACCCTGTTGACGGTAAAGGTCCACTGGGCAACACCGAGACCGATGCGGTCGAGAAAGTTGCTCCAGGCGTGATCTGGCGTAAGTCGGTAGACCAGCCTGTACAGACTGGCTACAAGGCTGTCGATGCCATGATCCCAGTCGGCCGTGGCCAGCGTGAGCTGATCATCGGTGACCGTCAGATCGGTAAAACCGCTCTGGCGATCGACGCGATCATCAACCAGAAGAACAGCGGCATTTTCTGCGTCTACGTAGCTATTGGTCAGAAGCAATCGACCATCGCCAACGTGGTTCGCAAGCTGGAAGAAAACGGCGCCCTGGCCAACACGATCATCGTGGCTGCCAGTGCTTCGGAATCTCCTGCGCTGCAATTCCTGGCACCGTACTCCGGTTGCACCATGGGTGAATTCTTCCGCGACCGCGGTGAAGACGCGCTGATCGTTTATGACGATCTGTCCAAGCAAGCAGTGGCTTACCGCCAGATTTCCCTGCTGCTGCGCCGTCCACCAGGCCGTGAAGCTTACCCAGGCGACGTGTTCTATCTCCACTCCCGTCTGCTGGAGCGTGCATCCCGCGTTTCGGAAGAATACGTAGAGAAGTTCACCAACGGCGCAGTGACCGGCAAAACCGGTTCCCTGACCGCACTGCCGATCATCGAAACCCAGGCTGGCGACGTTTCCGCGTTCGTTCCGACCAACGTGATTTCCATCACCGACGGTCAGATCTTCCTGGAATCGGCCATGTTCAACTCCGGGATCCGTCCTGCTGTGAACGCCGGTGTTTCGGTATCCCGTGTGGGTGGTGCCGCTCAGACCAAGATCATCAAGAAGCTCTCCGGTGGTATCCGTACCGCTCTGGCTCAGTACCGTGAACTGGCGGCATTCGCCCAGTTCGCTTCTGACCTGGACGAAGCGACCCGTAAGCAACTTGAGCATGGTCAGCGCGTTACCGAGCTGATGAAGCAGAAGCAATACGCCCCAATGTCGATCGCTGACATGGCGTTGTCGCTGTATGCCGCTGAGCGTGGGTTCCTGACCGACGTTGAAATCACCAAGATCGGCAGCTTCGAACAAGCGCTGATTGCTTACTTCAACCGCGATCACGCCGAATTGATGGCGAAGATCAACGTGAAGGGTGACTTCAATGACGATATCGACGCTGGCATGAAAGCCGGTATCGAGAAGTTCAAGGCCACCCAAACCTGGTAA
- a CDS encoding F0F1 ATP synthase subunit delta → MAELTTLARPYAKAAFEHAQAHQQLASWSAMLGLAAAVSQDDTMQRVLKAPRLTSADKAATFIEVCGDKFDVKVQNFIHVVAENDRLPLLPEIAALFDLYKAEEEKSVDVEVTSAFALNQEQQDKLAKVLSARLNREVRLQATEDASLIGGVVIRAGDLVIDGSIRGKIAKLAEALKS, encoded by the coding sequence ATGGCAGAACTGACCACGTTGGCCCGACCTTATGCTAAGGCAGCCTTCGAGCACGCCCAGGCCCACCAGCAGCTGGCCTCTTGGTCAGCCATGCTCGGCCTGGCTGCAGCAGTGTCGCAAGACGACACCATGCAGCGCGTGCTCAAGGCCCCGCGCCTGACGAGCGCAGACAAGGCCGCCACTTTTATTGAAGTGTGCGGCGACAAGTTTGATGTGAAAGTGCAGAACTTCATCCACGTCGTTGCCGAAAACGACCGTCTCCCGCTTTTGCCGGAGATTGCCGCTCTGTTCGACCTGTACAAGGCCGAAGAAGAGAAATCGGTAGACGTTGAAGTGACCAGTGCTTTCGCATTGAACCAAGAACAGCAAGACAAACTCGCCAAGGTTCTCAGTGCACGACTCAATCGGGAAGTGCGCCTGCAAGCTACGGAGGACGCATCCCTGATTGGTGGTGTCGTTATCCGCGCCGGCGACCTGGTTATCGATGGCTCGATTCGCGGCAAAATCGCGAAACTTGCCGAAGCATTGAAATCTTGA
- a CDS encoding F0F1 ATP synthase subunit B has protein sequence MNINATLIGQSVAFFIFVVFCMKFVWPPVIAALHERQKKIADGLDAATRAARDLELAQEKAGHQLREAKAQAAEIIEQAKKRGNQIVEEAVDKARVEADRVKASAHAEIEQELNGVKDALRAQLGALAVGGAEKILGATIDQNAHAELVNKLAAEI, from the coding sequence GTGAACATTAATGCAACCCTGATTGGCCAATCCGTTGCGTTCTTCATTTTTGTAGTGTTTTGCATGAAGTTCGTGTGGCCTCCGGTCATCGCGGCTTTGCACGAACGTCAGAAGAAGATCGCGGATGGTTTGGACGCTGCCACCCGTGCAGCTCGCGACCTGGAGTTGGCCCAAGAGAAAGCGGGTCATCAACTGCGCGAAGCTAAAGCACAGGCAGCTGAAATCATTGAGCAAGCCAAGAAACGCGGTAACCAGATCGTCGAAGAGGCTGTTGATAAAGCCCGCGTCGAAGCTGACCGTGTGAAGGCTTCGGCTCATGCCGAGATCGAACAGGAACTGAACGGCGTCAAAGACGCGCTGCGTGCCCAACTGGGTGCTCTGGCGGTCGGCGGTGCTGAGAAGATCCTCGGTGCCACAATCGATCAAAACGCGCACGCGGAGCTGGTTAACAAACTGGCTGCTGAAATTTAA
- the atpE gene encoding F0F1 ATP synthase subunit C translates to METVVGLTAIAVALLIGLGALGTAIGFGLLGGKFLEGAARQPEMVPMLQVKMFIVAGLLDAVTMIGVGIALFFTFANPFVGQLAG, encoded by the coding sequence ATGGAAACTGTAGTTGGTCTAACCGCTATCGCTGTTGCACTGTTGATCGGCCTGGGCGCCCTGGGTACTGCCATTGGTTTCGGCCTGCTGGGCGGCAAATTCCTGGAAGGCGCAGCGCGTCAGCCAGAAATGGTCCCAATGCTGCAAGTTAAAATGTTCATCGTCGCCGGCCTGCTCGACGCCGTGACCATGATCGGTGTTGGTATCGCTCTGTTCTTCACCTTCGCGAACCCTTTCGTTGGTCAACTCGCTGGCTAA
- the atpB gene encoding F0F1 ATP synthase subunit A: MAETTASGYIQHHLQNLTFGQLPNGGWGFAHTAAEAKEMGFWAFHLDTLGWSVALGLIFVLIFRMAAKKATSGQPGALQNFVEVLVEFVDGSVKDSFHGRSPVIAPLALTIFVWVFLMNAVDLIPVDWIPQLAILITGDHHIPFRAVSTTDPNATLGMALSVFALIIFYSIKVKGIGGFIGELTLHPFGSKNIFVQALLIPVNFLLEFVTLVAKPISLALRLFGNMYAGELVFILIAVMFGSGLLWLSGLGIVLQWAWAVFHILIITLQAFIFMMLTIVYLSMAHEENH, translated from the coding sequence ATGGCAGAAACAACCGCTTCGGGCTATATCCAGCACCACTTGCAGAACCTGACCTTCGGTCAGCTTCCCAACGGCGGCTGGGGCTTCGCCCACACCGCAGCAGAAGCCAAAGAAATGGGCTTCTGGGCATTCCACCTGGATACTCTGGGTTGGTCTGTCGCATTGGGTCTGATCTTCGTCCTGATTTTCCGCATGGCGGCAAAGAAGGCGACTTCCGGTCAGCCAGGTGCTTTACAGAACTTCGTTGAAGTATTGGTCGAATTCGTCGATGGCAGCGTGAAAGACAGCTTCCATGGCCGTAGCCCGGTGATTGCACCGCTGGCACTGACCATCTTCGTCTGGGTGTTCCTGATGAACGCCGTCGACCTGATTCCGGTCGACTGGATTCCTCAGCTGGCCATCCTGATCACCGGCGATCACCACATTCCATTCCGTGCGGTTTCCACCACGGACCCTAACGCCACCCTGGGCATGGCCCTGTCGGTGTTTGCGTTGATCATTTTCTACAGCATCAAGGTCAAGGGCATCGGCGGCTTCATCGGCGAACTGACCCTGCACCCGTTCGGCAGCAAGAACATCTTCGTTCAAGCCCTGCTGATCCCGGTGAACTTCCTGCTGGAGTTCGTGACCCTGGTCGCCAAGCCGATTTCCCTGGCCCTGCGACTGTTCGGCAACATGTACGCCGGCGAGCTGGTATTCATTCTGATCGCTGTGATGTTCGGCAGTGGTCTGCTCTGGCTTAGCGGCCTGGGCATCGTTCTGCAGTGGGCGTGGGCTGTGTTCCACATCCTGATCATCACCCTGCAGGCCTTCATCTTCATGATGCTGACCATCGTCTACCTGTCGATGGCGCACGAAGAGAACCATTAA
- a CDS encoding F0F1 ATP synthase subunit I, with translation METRTPNTLPFHRLAVFPVLLAQFVVLLIAALALWYWHGVVAGYSGLCGGLIALLPNMYFAHRAFRFSGARAAQSIVRSFYAGEAGKLILTAVLFALTFAGVKPLAPLAVFGVFVLTQLVSWFAPLLMKTRLSKP, from the coding sequence ATGGAAACCCGCACGCCAAACACGTTGCCGTTCCATCGCTTGGCCGTTTTCCCGGTTTTATTGGCTCAATTTGTCGTTTTGCTGATCGCCGCATTGGCGCTTTGGTATTGGCATGGAGTCGTAGCCGGGTATTCAGGACTCTGCGGAGGCCTGATAGCCTTGCTGCCCAATATGTATTTTGCTCACAGGGCCTTTCGGTTTTCCGGCGCCCGAGCAGCCCAGTCCATCGTCCGGTCTTTTTATGCTGGCGAGGCAGGGAAATTGATTTTGACGGCAGTGCTGTTTGCACTGACCTTTGCAGGTGTGAAGCCATTGGCGCCGCTGGCTGTATTCGGCGTCTTCGTGTTGACCCAACTGGTCAGCTGGTTCGCTCCCCTGCTAATGAAAACAAGACTTTCGAAACCTTAG
- a CDS encoding ParB/RepB/Spo0J family partition protein has translation MAVKKRGLGRGLDALLSGPTVTSLEEQAVQAEERELQHLPLDLIQRGKYQPRRDMDPQALEELANSIKAQGVMQPIVVRPIGGGRFEIIAGERRWRASQQAGKETIPAMVRDVPDETAIAMALIENIQREDLNPIEEAIALQRLQQEFQLTQQQVADAVGKSRVTVSNLLRLIALPEVIKTMLSHGDLEMGHARALLGLPENQQVEGARHVVARGLTVRQTEALVRQWLSGKPAPVETAKPDPDIARLEQRLAERLGSAVQIRHGKKGKGQLVIGYNSLDELQGVLAHIR, from the coding sequence ATGGCCGTCAAGAAACGAGGTCTCGGACGTGGACTGGATGCACTGCTGAGTGGTCCGACTGTCACTTCGCTTGAAGAACAAGCGGTGCAGGCCGAAGAGCGCGAGCTGCAACACCTGCCGCTGGACCTGATCCAGCGCGGTAAATACCAGCCACGCCGGGATATGGACCCCCAGGCGCTGGAAGAACTGGCCAATTCGATCAAGGCCCAGGGCGTGATGCAGCCGATCGTGGTACGCCCGATCGGTGGTGGCCGCTTCGAAATCATTGCCGGTGAACGCCGCTGGCGTGCCAGCCAGCAGGCCGGTAAGGAAACCATCCCGGCGATGGTGCGCGATGTGCCAGACGAAACCGCCATTGCCATGGCGTTGATCGAAAACATCCAGCGTGAAGACCTCAACCCGATCGAAGAAGCGATCGCGTTGCAGCGCTTGCAGCAGGAATTTCAGCTGACCCAACAACAAGTGGCCGATGCGGTGGGTAAATCCCGCGTGACTGTGTCCAACTTGTTGCGTTTGATCGCACTGCCGGAAGTTATCAAGACCATGTTGTCCCACGGCGACCTGGAAATGGGTCATGCACGTGCTTTGCTCGGTTTGCCGGAAAATCAACAGGTTGAAGGGGCGCGACACGTTGTCGCACGGGGGCTCACCGTTCGTCAGACCGAGGCCCTGGTTCGCCAGTGGCTGAGCGGCAAACCTGCACCGGTCGAAACGGCCAAACCTGATCCGGATATCGCGCGTCTCGAGCAGCGCCTGGCCGAGCGCCTAGGCTCTGCGGTGCAAATTCGTCATGGCAAGAAAGGCAAAGGGCAATTGGTGATCGGATATAACTCACTCGATGAGCTTCAGGGCGTCCTTGCCCACATCCGCTGA
- a CDS encoding ParA family protein yields MAKVFAIANQKGGVGKTTTCINLAASLVATKRRVLLIDLDPQGNATMGSGVDKHGLENSVYDLLIGECDLAQAMHYSEHGGYQLLPANRDLTAAEVVLLEMQMKESRLRSALAPIRENYDYILIDCPPSLSMLTLNALVAADGVIIPMQCEYFALEGLSDLVDNIKRIAELLNPNLQIEGLLRTMYDPRLSLMNDVSAQLKEHFGDQLYDTVIPRNIRLAEAPSYGMPALAYDKSSRGAIAYLALAGEMVRRQRRNSRTAAAQPT; encoded by the coding sequence ATGGCTAAGGTATTCGCGATAGCGAACCAGAAAGGTGGCGTGGGCAAAACCACCACCTGCATCAACCTCGCAGCATCCCTGGTTGCTACCAAGCGCCGGGTGTTGTTGATCGATCTCGATCCACAGGGCAACGCCACCATGGGTAGCGGTGTGGATAAACACGGCCTGGAAAACTCGGTCTACGACTTGCTGATCGGCGAGTGCGACCTGGCCCAGGCCATGCACTACTCCGAACACGGCGGTTATCAACTGCTGCCGGCCAACCGTGATTTGACGGCGGCGGAAGTGGTGCTGCTGGAAATGCAGATGAAAGAAAGCCGTCTGCGCAGCGCCTTGGCGCCGATCCGCGAGAACTACGATTACATTTTGATCGACTGCCCACCGTCGCTGTCGATGCTGACGTTGAACGCATTGGTTGCAGCCGACGGGGTGATTATCCCCATGCAGTGCGAGTACTTCGCGCTCGAAGGGTTGAGTGACCTTGTGGATAACATCAAGCGTATCGCTGAACTGCTCAACCCGAACCTGCAAATCGAAGGCCTGCTGCGCACGATGTATGACCCGCGTCTGAGCCTGATGAACGATGTGTCGGCGCAGCTCAAGGAACACTTTGGCGATCAGCTTTACGACACCGTGATCCCACGTAACATCCGTTTGGCCGAAGCGCCGAGCTATGGCATGCCCGCGCTGGCGTACGACAAATCATCGCGTGGTGCCATTGCCTACCTGGCATTGGCCGGCGAGATGGTTCGCCGTCAACGCCGCAACTCACGCACCGCTGCTGCCCAGCCAACTTAA
- the rsmG gene encoding 16S rRNA (guanine(527)-N(7))-methyltransferase RsmG: MSSLVTSQHAEELSTGARQLGVDLTAAQHELLLGYLALLIKWNKAYNLTAVRNPDEMVSRHLLDSLSVMPFIENGRWLDVGSGGGMPGIPLAILFPDSQVTCLDSNGKKTRFLTQVKLELKLDNLQVIHSRVEEFTPELPFNGIVSRAFSSMENFSNWTRHLGDRDTRWLAMKGVHPSDELLALPADFHLDSEHALAVPGCQGQRHLLILRRTA; this comes from the coding sequence TTGAGTTCGTTGGTCACCTCGCAACACGCCGAAGAGTTATCCACAGGTGCACGCCAGTTGGGTGTTGACCTGACTGCAGCCCAGCACGAGTTGCTGCTGGGCTATCTGGCCCTTTTGATCAAATGGAACAAGGCTTACAACCTGACTGCGGTACGCAATCCTGACGAAATGGTTTCCCGACATTTGCTCGACAGCCTGAGCGTGATGCCGTTTATCGAAAACGGTCGCTGGCTCGATGTTGGCAGTGGCGGAGGCATGCCAGGCATTCCGCTGGCCATCCTGTTTCCGGACTCGCAAGTGACGTGCCTGGACAGCAACGGCAAGAAAACCCGCTTCCTGACTCAGGTCAAGCTCGAGCTCAAGTTGGATAACCTGCAAGTTATCCACAGCCGGGTCGAAGAATTCACGCCTGAATTGCCTTTCAATGGAATTGTTTCCCGGGCGTTCAGCAGCATGGAGAACTTCAGTAACTGGACGCGCCATTTGGGCGACCGCGACACCCGCTGGCTGGCAATGAAGGGCGTTCATCCAAGCGACGAGCTGCTAGCATTGCCGGCAGACTTCCACCTCGATAGCGAACACGCCTTGGCCGTACCCGGTTGCCAAGGCCAACGCCATCTGCTGATACTGCGCCGCACGGCATGA